The following are encoded in a window of Telmatobacter sp. DSM 110680 genomic DNA:
- a CDS encoding TonB-dependent receptor, with the protein MTVKTLQSLIVLALSTATLVFGQANEGAVRLLVTDANGHTAEIAIHITSPANQFDKNLTTNPDGTLTVAHLPYGIYRIQIERPGFASVIQSVEIRSSTPTFLPIQLKLTPLTESVTVRTPESLLAIDQPGSVNMLGTEQIQSRLGSIPGRSLQDLVNSQPGWLYEGSAVLHPRGSEYQTQFVIDGIPLTDNRSPGFGPEIEADEVQSLSIYTAGIPAEYGRKLGGVIEVNTAEEPQPGLHGQIVLNGGSFASAGASGRTQYSRQKNSIAATAGGSRTDRYLNPVVPQNFSNTGTLGDFALRYEHTQDPDKLTFTLRREFSRYEIPNEIVQQSAGQRQTASNAETIGTAAWQHGISNHTFADARAMLRDKTSHFNSDSVSTPIAIFQRNDCREAYFNIKATFDRAHHEWKAGLDSDNASLRESLNYRITDPSQFAPGTASSFAFTGNRPDLEQSAFLEDTIHLHNATIAAGVRWDHYQLLANRQALEPRLSLSRYFPSALLVVHASYDRIFQTPSTDNILLSSSSQVASIDPATFLRLPVNPSTGDYYEIGASKDFSHHLRFDANYFRRFLSNFADDNQLQNTTIAFPIAFRKAIIYGLEGKLELPAWHGLSGFASYSYELGNVWSPVTGGLFLGSEASDAASLSGHFPNSQDQRNTLRTRARYQVQPRLWIAAGAEFDSGLPFEFDGDPNTVLAQYGPQVLSRLNFDRGRILPATLLSASAGASLHHSERFTTAIQADAENLDNTLDVLDFGGLFSGNAIGPPRSLFLRLTTTF; encoded by the coding sequence GTGACCGTCAAAACTCTCCAGTCACTCATCGTTCTTGCCCTCAGCACCGCCACGCTCGTCTTTGGACAAGCCAACGAGGGAGCCGTGCGTCTCCTCGTCACCGACGCCAATGGCCACACCGCGGAAATCGCAATTCACATTACCAGCCCAGCCAATCAATTCGACAAGAACTTGACCACCAATCCCGACGGCACTCTCACCGTCGCCCACCTACCCTACGGCATCTATCGGATCCAAATCGAGCGCCCCGGGTTTGCGAGTGTTATCCAGTCTGTTGAAATTCGCTCATCCACGCCTACTTTTCTTCCCATCCAACTCAAACTCACCCCACTCACTGAATCCGTCACAGTCCGCACCCCAGAATCGCTGCTCGCCATCGACCAGCCCGGATCCGTCAACATGCTCGGCACAGAGCAAATTCAAAGCCGCCTCGGCTCCATTCCGGGCCGTTCTCTGCAAGACCTCGTCAACTCCCAGCCCGGCTGGCTCTACGAAGGCAGCGCCGTCCTGCATCCGCGCGGCTCTGAGTATCAAACTCAATTCGTCATCGATGGCATCCCCCTCACTGACAACCGCTCACCCGGCTTTGGACCGGAAATCGAAGCCGACGAAGTCCAGTCGCTCAGCATCTACACCGCCGGAATCCCTGCCGAATATGGTCGAAAATTGGGTGGCGTCATCGAGGTCAACACCGCGGAGGAACCGCAGCCAGGCCTTCATGGCCAGATTGTCCTTAACGGCGGTAGTTTCGCATCTGCGGGCGCATCAGGTCGGACCCAGTATTCGCGCCAAAAAAACTCCATCGCCGCAACCGCAGGGGGCAGCCGGACTGATCGCTATCTCAATCCCGTCGTCCCGCAGAACTTCAGCAACACCGGCACCCTCGGCGACTTCGCCCTTCGCTACGAGCACACGCAGGATCCCGACAAGCTCACATTCACCCTTCGCCGTGAATTTTCTCGCTACGAAATTCCCAACGAAATCGTCCAGCAATCCGCAGGCCAACGCCAAACCGCAAGCAACGCTGAAACCATCGGAACCGCCGCCTGGCAGCACGGCATTTCCAATCACACCTTCGCCGACGCGCGCGCCATGCTCCGCGACAAGACCAGCCACTTCAACTCCGATTCTGTCTCCACGCCCATCGCAATCTTCCAGCGCAACGATTGCCGCGAAGCCTACTTCAACATCAAAGCTACTTTCGATCGCGCACACCACGAGTGGAAAGCCGGTCTCGATTCCGACAACGCCTCTCTTCGAGAATCCCTTAATTACCGCATCACCGACCCATCGCAGTTCGCTCCTGGCACCGCCTCGTCTTTTGCATTCACCGGCAATCGCCCCGACCTGGAGCAATCCGCATTTCTTGAGGACACGATCCATCTTCACAACGCCACCATCGCTGCCGGCGTTCGTTGGGATCACTACCAGCTCCTCGCAAATCGTCAGGCTCTCGAACCTCGCCTCTCGCTCTCCCGCTACTTCCCGTCTGCGCTCCTGGTGGTCCATGCCTCCTACGACCGCATCTTTCAAACGCCCTCGACTGACAACATCCTCCTCTCCAGTTCTTCCCAGGTAGCCTCCATCGATCCCGCCACATTCCTGCGCCTTCCCGTCAACCCCTCCACTGGCGATTACTATGAGATCGGCGCCAGCAAGGATTTCTCTCATCATCTCCGCTTCGATGCCAATTACTTCCGCCGTTTCCTTTCAAATTTTGCCGACGACAATCAACTTCAGAACACCACGATCGCCTTCCCCATCGCGTTCCGCAAAGCCATCATCTACGGATTGGAGGGTAAGCTCGAACTGCCCGCGTGGCACGGCCTCAGCGGGTTTGCCAGCTATTCCTATGAGCTCGGCAATGTATGGTCGCCGGTCACCGGTGGGCTGTTCCTCGGCTCTGAGGCCTCCGACGCCGCCTCCCTCTCCGGTCATTTCCCCAACTCGCAGGACCAGCGCAACACTCTTCGCACTCGCGCGCGCTACCAGGTTCAGCCCCGGCTATGGATCGCCGCTGGCGCCGAGTTCGACTCCGGCCTGCCCTTCGAGTTCGATGGCGATCCCAATACCGTCCTCGCCCAGTACGGCCCGCAAGTCCTCAGTCGTCTCAATTTCGATCGTGGTCGCATCCTTCCCGCGACGCTGCTGAGCGCATCTGCCGGCGCAAGCCTCCACCATTCCGAGCGATTCACAACCGCGATTCAGGCAGACGCAGAGAACCTCGACAACACCCTCGACGTCCTGGATTTCGGTGGGCTTTTCTCTGGCAATGCTATCGGGCCGCCACGCAGTCTCTTCCTTCGCCTCACCACGACTTTCTAA
- a CDS encoding VOC family protein: MANSNLPERPSLEHLKKLAKTRLQQLRVSDPDAQLATALLHVAREQGYPSWRALKARVDAQPKAKKIVNPVMRFLATANIERSIAFYRDVLGFEVKQHQSGYEATLGPARIEIGKEAFAPGDLNLKNPQPPGSTIMFLQSHDVVATHAAIRARGASPSEIQKVNWIKMRMFEVRDPDGNVVWFGQSYHQGQDSPSRRDAQPHGIRRALPELPFDNVAAAVDYYRDILGFRINYQQDDLGVMDRDAITVLLIARTEQHKGIGSFGTYVSDVDALYAELLARNAHILGEPVSYPWGLRNFCLLDLEGNRITFSQTFE, encoded by the coding sequence ATGGCAAACTCAAATCTTCCCGAGCGCCCCTCGCTCGAACATCTCAAAAAACTCGCTAAAACCCGCTTGCAGCAATTGCGCGTGAGCGATCCTGACGCGCAGCTCGCAACTGCTCTTCTCCATGTTGCCCGCGAGCAGGGCTACCCTAGCTGGCGCGCTTTGAAAGCCAGAGTCGACGCACAACCTAAGGCCAAGAAGATTGTTAATCCGGTCATGCGATTTCTCGCCACCGCAAACATTGAACGTAGCATCGCCTTCTACCGCGATGTCCTCGGCTTCGAAGTGAAACAACATCAGAGCGGCTACGAAGCAACTCTGGGACCCGCTCGTATCGAGATTGGGAAAGAAGCATTCGCGCCGGGCGACTTGAATCTCAAAAACCCTCAGCCTCCGGGCTCGACAATCATGTTCCTTCAATCCCATGATGTCGTCGCAACGCACGCAGCCATCCGCGCTCGCGGTGCATCACCCAGCGAAATCCAGAAAGTTAACTGGATCAAGATGCGCATGTTTGAAGTCCGCGATCCCGACGGGAACGTCGTCTGGTTCGGCCAGAGCTATCACCAGGGGCAGGACTCCCCGAGCCGCCGCGACGCGCAACCTCACGGCATAAGACGAGCATTGCCAGAGTTGCCTTTTGACAATGTGGCCGCAGCCGTCGATTACTATCGCGATATTTTGGGATTTCGCATCAACTATCAGCAAGACGATCTCGGCGTCATGGATCGGGATGCGATCACAGTCTTATTGATCGCGCGTACCGAACAGCATAAAGGCATAGGATCCTTCGGAACCTATGTCTCAGATGTAGACGCGCTTTATGCGGAATTGCTCGCCAGGAACGCCCACATCCTGGGTGAACCCGTCAGCTATCCCTGGGGCCTTCGCAATTTCTGCCTGCTCGACCTCGAAGGCAATCGAATCACGTTCTCGCAGACTTTCGAATGA
- a CDS encoding NADH-quinone oxidoreductase subunit N, with product MNYADLFRVTLPETALEIAALLVLVLDLGFLRKAALQTRVMSAVLFGVIGCGAALVALPFQADGGLTYPGSVDLMLSVGGYTAVAQAGILALTVLTLFLLVGSDFTQHVGEYVAVVLMAATGGLLISAAQDLLVIFVGLELLSLGLYILTAFAKRSGKSAEAAMKYYLFGGMSAAFLLFGFSYLYGLTGSTNLHRIILGLYGPHALQVAPLLYVAMVMIAAGLGFKVAAVPFHLWAPDTYEGAPAPAAAFIASVSKVASFALLIGISTAAWHVFDGLHGGHVSITVRFHTQPQPQSVYRDFQTAWSQILIVLAVASMVLGNFAALAQTSVRRLLAYSAIAHAGYILLGLAFFSYSSQSAQAILYYILTYGLTTIGAFGAVAVVERAGGSDRMDAFLGLAKRNGLLAAVMMVLFLSLAGIPPLVGFWAKFNLFAAVLKVYPSGVGIGLVALAVAMSAVSLYYYLQVLKRVLVMPAVIDAPVKANPITMSVLLLIALMVVVLGCLPGLLQTWMGSFYAGM from the coding sequence ATGAACTACGCAGACCTCTTTCGAGTGACGCTGCCGGAGACGGCACTGGAAATTGCGGCTCTGCTGGTGCTGGTTTTGGATCTCGGGTTCCTGCGCAAGGCTGCGCTGCAGACGCGTGTCATGTCGGCAGTTTTGTTCGGCGTGATTGGCTGCGGAGCGGCGCTGGTCGCACTGCCATTTCAAGCCGATGGCGGATTGACGTATCCGGGCAGTGTGGATCTGATGCTGAGCGTGGGCGGATACACAGCGGTTGCGCAGGCAGGCATCCTGGCGCTGACAGTGCTCACGTTGTTTCTGCTGGTCGGGTCGGACTTCACGCAGCATGTGGGCGAGTATGTCGCGGTTGTGTTGATGGCTGCGACAGGCGGCTTGCTGATTTCAGCAGCGCAGGATCTGCTGGTGATCTTCGTGGGGCTGGAGTTGCTGAGCCTGGGGTTGTACATCCTGACGGCGTTCGCCAAGAGGTCAGGAAAGAGCGCCGAGGCCGCGATGAAATATTACCTCTTCGGCGGAATGTCAGCGGCGTTTCTGCTTTTCGGGTTCAGCTATTTGTATGGACTGACGGGATCGACGAATCTGCACCGGATCATCCTGGGGCTTTACGGACCCCATGCGCTTCAGGTTGCGCCGCTGTTGTATGTGGCGATGGTGATGATTGCGGCGGGGCTTGGATTTAAAGTGGCGGCGGTGCCGTTCCACTTGTGGGCGCCGGATACCTATGAAGGCGCGCCTGCTCCGGCTGCTGCGTTCATTGCTTCGGTTTCGAAGGTGGCGAGCTTTGCATTGCTGATCGGCATCAGCACCGCGGCATGGCATGTGTTTGATGGATTGCACGGCGGCCATGTTTCAATAACGGTTCGTTTTCACACGCAACCGCAACCGCAGTCGGTTTACCGCGACTTTCAGACGGCGTGGTCGCAGATTTTGATTGTGCTCGCCGTGGCATCAATGGTGCTCGGGAACTTTGCGGCTCTTGCGCAGACGAGTGTGCGCCGGCTGCTGGCGTATTCAGCGATTGCGCACGCGGGTTACATCTTGCTTGGGCTTGCGTTTTTCTCCTATTCTTCGCAGAGTGCGCAGGCGATTCTCTACTACATCCTTACGTACGGGTTGACGACGATTGGTGCGTTCGGCGCGGTTGCGGTCGTAGAGCGCGCTGGCGGCAGTGACCGGATGGATGCGTTTCTCGGGCTCGCTAAACGCAATGGGCTACTGGCAGCGGTGATGATGGTGCTGTTTTTATCGCTGGCAGGCATTCCTCCATTGGTTGGGTTCTGGGCGAAGTTCAATTTGTTCGCGGCGGTCCTCAAGGTCTATCCGAGTGGAGTTGGAATCGGATTGGTGGCGCTTGCGGTGGCGATGAGCGCTGTATCGCTCTACTACTATCTGCAGGTGCTGAAGAGGGTATTAGTGATGCCGGCGGTTATAGATGCGCCGGTGAAGGCGAACCCTATTACGATGAGCGTGCTGCTGCTGATTGCGCTGATGGTCGTGGTGTTGGGGTGCCTGCCGGGTTTGCTGCAGACTTGGATGGGCAGCTTCTACGCTGGGATGTAG
- a CDS encoding L-rhamnose/proton symporter RhaT — MPAILAGIGWHMVGAASAASFYAPIEKVKRWSWETTWAVAGIFSWVLLPISVSYVLLPHFGGFYSSIPSGVLVKMALFGAMWGVGNVSYGLTMRHLGMSLGIGIAIGVTLVVGTLVPPLIHGQAAMLFQTRGGLLNMAGVVVALIGVSIVSYAGHMKEMQLKSGGPTEFNVMLGLALAVMCGIFSSGMSFAMDAAHPLKDAAEAVGVKHLYSALPAYVFIMGGGALVNFAYCFGRLVVVKKISLKEDLRQPQGTVFRNAALAATGGIMWYLQFFFYAWGQANIPDRLSYVNWMLHMSGYVLFGGIVGFALGEWAGVSSRSTRLLWVGIAVIIAAANLVGLGLAS; from the coding sequence ATGCCGGCGATTCTAGCGGGGATTGGGTGGCACATGGTGGGGGCGGCATCGGCCGCTTCGTTTTATGCGCCGATTGAGAAGGTGAAGCGATGGTCGTGGGAGACGACATGGGCGGTCGCAGGGATTTTCTCGTGGGTGCTGCTGCCGATCAGCGTGAGTTATGTTTTGCTGCCACATTTCGGCGGGTTTTATAGTTCGATTCCATCGGGCGTGTTGGTGAAGATGGCGCTGTTTGGCGCGATGTGGGGCGTAGGGAATGTGAGCTATGGGCTTACGATGCGGCACCTGGGGATGTCTTTGGGAATCGGCATTGCCATCGGAGTGACACTGGTCGTGGGCACGCTGGTGCCTCCTCTGATTCATGGGCAGGCGGCGATGCTGTTTCAGACGCGCGGCGGACTGTTGAATATGGCGGGTGTGGTGGTCGCGCTCATCGGCGTGTCGATCGTTTCGTATGCCGGGCACATGAAAGAGATGCAGTTGAAGAGTGGGGGGCCGACAGAGTTCAACGTAATGCTGGGGCTGGCGCTAGCGGTGATGTGCGGGATTTTTTCTTCGGGCATGTCGTTCGCGATGGACGCTGCACATCCGCTTAAGGATGCCGCGGAGGCGGTGGGGGTGAAACATCTCTATTCCGCTTTGCCGGCTTACGTTTTCATCATGGGTGGAGGCGCGCTGGTGAACTTTGCCTATTGTTTTGGACGGCTGGTAGTGGTGAAGAAGATCTCATTGAAGGAAGATCTGCGCCAGCCGCAAGGAACGGTGTTTCGGAATGCGGCCTTGGCGGCAACCGGCGGAATCATGTGGTATCTGCAGTTCTTCTTCTATGCATGGGGGCAGGCAAATATTCCGGATCGCCTAAGCTACGTGAACTGGATGCTGCATATGAGCGGCTACGTGCTGTTCGGAGGCATCGTGGGGTTTGCATTGGGGGAGTGGGCGGGAGTTTCGAGCCGCTCGACCCGGCTGCTGTGGGTGGGAATCGCGGTGATTATTGCCGCGGCGAACCTGGTGGGTCTGGGGCTGGCGTCGTAG
- a CDS encoding carboxymuconolactone decarboxylase family protein, translating into MSNKPRMSSKEFQSYAGAAHNAIVALSQAVANSTLDAELQQLVKLRASQMNGCAFCTQLHINESRHMGIDAPKLDLLAVWREAGVFSDREKAALTWTEHLTRLSEHHVSDQDYAAVSAHFAPNELAWLSAAVAVINTWNRIAAPFQYDPPIPRHTIQPAHEHAQV; encoded by the coding sequence ATGTCCAACAAACCGCGCATGTCCAGCAAGGAGTTTCAAAGTTACGCCGGCGCAGCCCACAACGCCATCGTCGCTCTCAGTCAGGCTGTCGCTAACTCAACCCTCGATGCTGAACTGCAGCAACTCGTCAAACTGCGCGCCTCCCAAATGAATGGCTGCGCCTTCTGCACCCAGCTTCACATCAATGAATCGCGTCACATGGGAATCGACGCTCCCAAGCTCGATCTGCTAGCCGTCTGGCGCGAGGCCGGCGTCTTCTCGGATCGCGAAAAGGCCGCACTCACCTGGACCGAGCATCTCACTCGCCTATCCGAACACCACGTCTCTGACCAAGATTACGCTGCTGTCTCCGCGCACTTCGCGCCAAATGAGTTGGCGTGGCTCAGCGCTGCCGTCGCCGTCATCAATACATGGAATCGCATCGCCGCCCCGTTCCAATACGATCCACCGATTCCCCGTCACACCATTCAACCCGCGCATGAACACGCGCAGGTTTAG
- a CDS encoding non-canonical purine NTP pyrophosphatase, with amino-acid sequence MPLRLFVATTSKGKLRDFRTAAETHAVSIDPLPDLADIEAPEEDGETFAENATIKAVYYSQFAPGAIVLADDSGLEVDAISGAPGVRSARFAADAGLVDSPDANDNTDVWNNIVLLQRLDGVPSARRTARYHCALVAAVDGKQTHQSDGTVEGMILNAPRGTGGFGYDPLFYLPKLDRTMAEIDLQTKLSLSHRGRALEALLAQFHI; translated from the coding sequence ATGCCCCTTCGCCTGTTCGTCGCCACCACCAGCAAAGGAAAGCTGCGCGACTTCCGCACCGCCGCCGAAACGCACGCCGTGTCCATCGATCCGCTCCCCGATCTCGCTGATATCGAGGCGCCCGAAGAGGACGGTGAAACCTTCGCCGAAAACGCCACCATTAAAGCCGTCTACTATTCCCAATTCGCTCCCGGCGCCATCGTCCTTGCGGACGACTCAGGGCTGGAAGTCGACGCAATCTCCGGCGCTCCCGGCGTCCGCTCCGCCCGATTTGCCGCCGACGCAGGCCTGGTTGATTCGCCAGATGCAAACGACAACACCGACGTCTGGAACAACATCGTCCTCCTGCAGCGCCTCGACGGAGTTCCGTCAGCCCGTCGCACTGCGCGCTATCATTGCGCACTGGTTGCCGCTGTCGATGGCAAGCAAACCCATCAGTCCGACGGCACTGTCGAAGGCATGATCCTCAACGCCCCCCGCGGTACCGGAGGTTTTGGATACGATCCGCTCTTCTATCTTCCGAAGCTCGATCGCACCATGGCCGAAATCGATCTTCAAACCAAACTCAGCCTCAGCCACCGTGGCCGGGCTCTCGAAGCCCTTCTTGCCCAGTTTCATATCTGA
- the sdhA gene encoding succinate dehydrogenase flavoprotein subunit — protein MAAPKIIVVGGGLAGLAAVIKIAEAGGNVDLFSIVPVKRSHSVCAQGGINAAKNLKGEGDTTDKHFDDTIYGGDFLANQTPVKAMCEAAPAIIDLLDRMGVPFNRTPEGLLDFRRFGGTLYHRTAFAGATTGQQLLYALDEQVRRYESDGKVKKYEGWEFLSSILDSKGVCRGITAMNLRTMELRAFPADAVILATGGVGALFGKSTNSVVCTGSAQSAVFQQGAFYANGEFIQVHPTSIPGEDKLRLMSESARGEGGRVWVPRTPGDKRPIKQIPESERFYFLEEWYPKYGNLVPRDVATRAIHKIVYEHGLGIDGQPMVYLDLTHIDEETLNRKLEGILEIYEKFVGDDPRKVPMKIFPGMHYTMGGLWVDFNQMTNIPGLFAAGECEYQYHGANRLGANSLVSCIFGGFTVGPIAINYAKSLPAIEGDGGAAAELARQAEMNKQLISNAGTENPFKLWRELGVTMTEHATVIRYNKGLKQADEKIVELLDRFQNVNLSDKSQWANTSFAFARQLYNMLELSRCVVQGALVRDESRGAHYKPDFPDRNDEKFLKTTKAAFTGSPEGPRLEFEDVDIQYIKPRPRRYDAAK, from the coding sequence ATGGCAGCACCCAAAATCATCGTGGTTGGCGGAGGCTTGGCCGGGCTCGCAGCAGTCATCAAAATCGCGGAAGCAGGCGGCAACGTAGACCTCTTCTCCATCGTTCCCGTCAAGCGCTCCCACTCGGTCTGCGCGCAGGGCGGCATCAATGCTGCCAAAAATCTAAAAGGCGAAGGCGACACCACCGACAAGCACTTCGACGACACCATCTATGGCGGCGACTTCCTCGCCAATCAAACGCCCGTCAAGGCTATGTGTGAAGCCGCGCCCGCCATCATCGACCTGCTCGATCGCATGGGCGTTCCGTTCAACCGAACGCCAGAAGGTCTCCTCGATTTCCGCCGCTTCGGTGGCACCCTCTATCACCGCACCGCCTTCGCTGGCGCGACCACAGGCCAGCAGCTTCTCTATGCGCTTGACGAGCAAGTCCGCCGTTACGAGTCCGATGGCAAAGTCAAAAAGTACGAAGGATGGGAATTTCTCTCTTCCATCCTCGACTCCAAGGGCGTCTGCCGCGGCATCACCGCAATGAACCTGCGCACCATGGAGCTGCGTGCCTTCCCCGCTGACGCAGTCATCCTTGCCACCGGCGGCGTTGGTGCACTTTTCGGCAAAAGTACAAACTCCGTCGTATGCACCGGCTCCGCGCAATCCGCGGTCTTCCAGCAGGGCGCCTTCTACGCCAACGGCGAATTCATCCAGGTCCACCCCACCTCTATCCCCGGCGAAGACAAGCTGCGCCTCATGTCTGAATCGGCCCGCGGCGAAGGTGGTCGCGTCTGGGTTCCGCGCACTCCCGGCGACAAACGCCCCATCAAGCAGATCCCCGAGTCCGAGCGCTTCTACTTCCTTGAAGAGTGGTATCCGAAATACGGCAACCTCGTCCCCCGCGACGTCGCCACCCGCGCCATTCACAAGATCGTCTACGAGCACGGCCTCGGCATCGACGGCCAGCCGATGGTCTACCTCGATCTCACCCACATCGACGAAGAAACTCTGAACCGCAAGCTCGAAGGCATCCTCGAAATCTACGAAAAGTTCGTCGGCGACGATCCTCGCAAAGTCCCGATGAAGATCTTCCCCGGCATGCACTACACCATGGGCGGACTCTGGGTCGACTTCAACCAGATGACGAATATCCCCGGCCTCTTTGCGGCAGGTGAATGCGAGTATCAGTATCACGGCGCCAATCGCCTCGGCGCCAATTCGCTAGTGAGTTGCATCTTCGGCGGATTCACGGTCGGCCCGATCGCCATCAACTACGCCAAGAGCCTGCCCGCGATCGAAGGCGATGGCGGAGCAGCGGCAGAACTCGCACGCCAGGCCGAGATGAACAAGCAGCTCATCTCCAACGCCGGCACAGAAAATCCCTTCAAGCTCTGGCGCGAACTCGGAGTCACCATGACCGAGCATGCCACCGTCATTCGTTACAACAAGGGATTGAAACAGGCCGATGAAAAAATCGTCGAACTCCTCGATCGCTTCCAGAATGTAAACCTGAGCGACAAGAGCCAATGGGCCAACACCAGCTTCGCCTTCGCCCGCCAGCTATACAACATGCTTGAACTCTCGCGTTGCGTCGTGCAAGGCGCGCTTGTCCGTGACGAATCACGCGGCGCGCACTACAAGCCTGACTTCCCCGATCGCAACGACGAAAAGTTTTTGAAGACAACCAAAGCCGCCTTCACAGGCTCACCCGAAGGTCCGCGCCTCGAATTCGAAGACGTGGACATTCAATACATCAAACCGCGTCCGCGCCGTTACGACGCCGCGAAGTAG
- the sdhB gene encoding succinate dehydrogenase iron-sulfur subunit has translation MAKTVKFEIKRQSTPDAPATWENFELEWRPGMNVISAMMEIAANPVTAEGRDTTPITYDSNCLEEICGSCAMLINGKARMACSALVENLEQPIKIAPLSKFPLVRDLQVDRSVLFENLMRVKAWVPVDGTYDLGSGPRVFPQQQEANYPLSNCISCTCCMEVCPQFNEDTGFVGAATIAQVKLFNNHPTGKVFAEERLRALSGDGGIQECGFAQNCVEACPKQIPLTNAISDISRDVLIQKAKDFLRG, from the coding sequence ATGGCAAAGACCGTTAAATTCGAAATCAAGCGCCAGTCCACACCCGACGCACCGGCCACCTGGGAAAACTTCGAGCTCGAATGGCGTCCCGGCATGAACGTTATATCCGCGATGATGGAGATCGCCGCCAACCCCGTCACTGCCGAGGGTCGCGACACCACTCCCATCACCTATGACTCCAATTGCCTCGAAGAAATCTGCGGCTCCTGTGCCATGCTCATCAACGGCAAAGCCCGCATGGCCTGCTCCGCACTTGTCGAAAATCTCGAACAGCCCATCAAGATCGCGCCGCTTTCGAAGTTCCCCCTCGTCCGCGATCTACAGGTTGACCGCTCCGTGCTCTTCGAAAACCTGATGCGCGTCAAGGCGTGGGTTCCCGTCGACGGCACTTATGATTTGGGTTCAGGCCCGCGCGTATTCCCCCAGCAGCAGGAGGCCAATTACCCGCTCTCCAACTGCATCTCCTGTACCTGCTGCATGGAAGTCTGTCCGCAATTCAACGAAGACACCGGGTTCGTCGGCGCAGCCACCATTGCTCAAGTTAAGCTCTTCAACAATCACCCCACTGGCAAGGTATTCGCAGAAGAACGTCTCCGCGCTCTCTCCGGCGATGGCGGAATTCAGGAATGCGGTTTCGCGCAAAACTGCGTCGAGGCCTGCCCCAAGCAGATACCGCTAACGAACGCCATCTCCGACATCAGCCGCGACGTCTTAATCCAAAAAGCCAAAGACTTCCTTCGCGGCTAA
- a CDS encoding succinate dehydrogenase, with the protein MATAQNPATPKLRAGMQPLRAAQGSSFIWRKLHSLLGIIPIGAFFLEHLLSNFEALKGPAAYGAQVKFLNGLPLVRVLEWVFIFLPILYHGLYGLYIWFRGKSNVVYYPWAGNWMYVAQRWTGLIAILYIGQHVLRQRFMGISLPENPGAAFAKVQHELANPFMLAVYVIAMIAICWHFAYGIWLFAAKWGITPGEQARKRFGYACAAFGFVLLVMGLASIWAFVSPKYQNTPDIVPTAVVHLHPSPVLS; encoded by the coding sequence ATGGCAACAGCCCAAAATCCTGCTACGCCCAAGCTCCGCGCAGGCATGCAGCCGCTTCGTGCTGCTCAGGGATCGTCCTTCATCTGGCGCAAGCTCCATTCGCTCCTCGGCATCATCCCCATCGGCGCCTTTTTCCTTGAGCACCTCCTTTCGAACTTTGAAGCCCTCAAAGGTCCCGCCGCGTACGGCGCACAGGTGAAGTTCCTCAACGGCCTGCCTTTGGTCCGTGTCCTCGAATGGGTCTTTATCTTTCTGCCCATCCTCTATCACGGACTCTACGGCCTCTACATCTGGTTCCGCGGCAAGTCCAACGTCGTCTATTACCCGTGGGCTGGCAACTGGATGTACGTCGCACAGCGCTGGACCGGTCTCATAGCGATCCTCTACATCGGCCAGCACGTCCTGCGCCAGCGGTTCATGGGCATCAGCCTTCCTGAGAATCCCGGCGCTGCTTTTGCAAAAGTCCAGCACGAACTGGCCAACCCATTCATGCTCGCTGTCTATGTCATCGCCATGATCGCCATCTGCTGGCACTTTGCCTATGGCATCTGGCTTTTCGCAGCCAAGTGGGGCATCACTCCCGGAGAACAGGCCCGCAAGCGTTTTGGGTATGCATGCGCAGCCTTCGGCTTTGTCCTGCTCGTCATGGGCCTCGCCAGCATCTGGGCCTTCGTCAGTCCGAAATACCAGAACACTCCCGATATCGTTCCCACCGCAGTCGTTCATCTGCACCCGTCGCCCGTCTTGTCGTAG